The following coding sequences are from one Diabrotica virgifera virgifera chromosome 2, PGI_DIABVI_V3a window:
- the LOC126880852 gene encoding matrix metalloproteinase-18-like: MHINKVVLLIATSISFCLCGNFTETNAVSWLEQYGYITTSETANTDITDTLEQFQERYNLPVDGQLNKETMELMQKPRCTQGDNAYAVKSAWKKFDIKWYFPQAIPEALTVTKRVFEIWEEASKFKFTYLRIPNPKPDITITVVPKQHYFRYNCQGNDECPFKFTNGVLAHSYFPPTSGCIEIHMNSNLTWDFSLNSTVEGRTNFFAVLLHEVGHALGLAHSSDKKAVMYPFYETFPSHITDDDKRGLEKLYGPKSKSASIPTRPGVTRSSVPTLKTTTTERSRSTTTTAARTNKSKQNIITNVCELEYPDLIFLAYAPSFPTYRMYIVSKDLVWKYDLNNEKIPTNAEQFIRYFPRGITNVTHVFQSTNGDLIGVSRNRIYAAAFPSLRIHTDNMVPEVNNARSINGLFQTNSGKKFVCFDGSFIEFNDKDIISRGRISDVFPGIPNDITSAFNYIDGHIYFLKQNIYYKFNEFTRSVVEKGTFNWNMLGFPCPDNGLIKQLISLLSKVNIFFE, encoded by the coding sequence ATGCATATCAATAAAGTTGTTCTGCTCATCGCAACTAGCATAAGTTTTTGCCTATGTGGAAATTTTACTGAGACAAATGCAGTGTCATGGCTAGAACAATATGGTTACATCACCACAAGTGAAACTGCCAACACTGATATTACTGACACACTAGAACAGTTTCAAGAAAGATATAATTTACCGGTGGATGGGCAATTAAATAAAGAAACGATGGAGTTAATGCAGAAACCACGATGTACCCAAGGAGACAATGCTTACGCTGTAAAATCAGCATGgaaaaaatttgatataaaatggtattttcctCAAGCAATCCCTGAAGCCTTGACAGTCACTAAAAGAGTATTTGAAATATGGGAAGAAGCATCAAAATTTAAGTTTACTTATCTGAGAATCCCAAATCCAAAACCGGATATAACTATAACAGTAGTTCCAAAACAGCACTATTTTCGATACAATTGTCAGGGTAACGACGAATGTCCTTTTAAATTTACAAATGGTGTATTAGCACATTCTTATTTTCCACCTACATCTGGGTGCATAGAAATTCATATGAATAGCAATCTAACGTGGGATTTCAGTTTGAATTCTACAGTAGAAGGTCGAACAAATTTCTTTGCAGTCCTTCTCCATGAAGTTGGTCACGCTTTAGGTTTAGCACACAGTAGCGATAAGAAGGCCGTAATGTATCCCTTTTATGAAACCTTTCCTTCCCACATAACTGATGATGATAAAAGGGGCTTAGAAAAGTTATATGGACCTAAAAGTAAATCCGCATCTATTCCAACTCGACCTGGTGTTACTAGGAGTAGTGTACCAACTTTAAAGACAACCACAACAGAAAGATCTAGGAGTACGACAACCACAGCAGCTAGGACTAATAAATCAAAGCAAAATATAATAACGAATGTATGTGAATTGGAATATCCAGATTTAATATTTTTAGCATACGCTCCATCATTTCCAACATACCGAATGTATATAGTAAGTAAGGATCTGGTATGGAAATACGACTTAAATAATGAAAAGATCCCTACCAATGCTGAACAATTTATAAGATATTTTCCAAGGGGAATTACGAACGTGACACATGTTTTTCAAAGCACCAATGGAGATTTGATTGGTGTAAGCAGAAATCGTATATATGCTGCAGCATTTCCTAGCTTAAGAATTCATACAGATAACATGGTACCTGAAGTAAATAACGCAAGAAGTATTAACGGTTTATTTCAAACAAATTCAggaaaaaaatttgtttgttttgatGGCTCATTTATTGAATTTAATGATAAAGACATTATCTCTAGAGGACGCATAAGTGATGTTTTTCCAGGAATACCAAATGATATTACATCAGCATTTAATTACATTGATGGACATATATATTTCTTAAAGCAAAACATTTATTACAAGTTTAATGAATTTACAAGAAGTGTTGTTGAAAAAGGTACTTTTAACTGGAATATGTTAGGTTTCCCTTGTCCTGATAATGGATTAATAAAACAACTGATATCCTTATTATCCAAAGTAAATATATTCTTTGAATGA
- the LOC126880853 gene encoding uncharacterized protein LOC126880853 has product MPKRHYIRRQVHQQEPHIFDHYQKPRFDDTIRKEEFRTYTPYIKSFNNSDVVEFIINQSDAFFAIHDTLLEIKGSIKKAGNGTVSLAPNAGSFLFDTCTYIQSSHDMEIVRDPGVVSTIRSLLCYTPEDSKFLSTAGWNYPNYPHLSGDAFSLLIPIKHIFNIFNDYTKLTYGRQVFRFVRARNDKDCIVVQEPTGSTTVTTVSLTIVSMELKVKHVFPNDDVKIELMTPIKNNTPITIPFRKWELNELPSLTAGSRREIWSVKTTSAVERPRYVIVAFQTSKRDDIHADPTLFDHIRMSSVRVVINGDYWPNERMQLDFAKNDYAIAHYNYTEFFPSYARSPTKHPILDYSAFKRYALFVFDCSKQDDTSFRSGTVDVKLEIEADEGFPAGTRAYCLIVHDSLLEYFPLTEVVKNII; this is encoded by the coding sequence ATGCCAAAACGTCACTATATTCGACGTCAGGTTCATCAGCAGGAACCACATATTTTCGATCATTACCAAAAACCCCGGTTCGACGATACTATTAGAAAAGAAGAATTTCGTACATATACACCTTATATCAAGTCATTTAATAATAGTGACGTTGTCGAGTTTATCATAAATCAATCAGATGCATTTTTTGCGATACACGACACACTTTTAGAAATTAAAGGAAGTATCAAGAAAGCTGGTAATGGAACTGTTTCTCTTGCACCGAATGCTGGATCCTTCTTGTTTGATACTTGTACCTACATCCAAAGTTCACATGACATGGAAATAGTTCGAGATCCAGGTGTAGTCAGCACTATTCGCAGTTTGTTGTGTTATACACCTGAAGATTCCAAATTTCTCAGTACTGCAGGATGGAACTATCCGAATTATCCACATTTATCAGGGGACGCCTTTAGTTTACTGATTCCAATCAAAcatattttcaacattttcaaCGATTACACTAAATTAACCTATGGCCGTCAAGTGTTTCGCTTTGTTCGAGCGCGTAATGATAAAGATTGCATTGTTGTCCAAGAACCTACTGGTTCCACGACGGTAACAACAGTATCATTAACCATCGTCAGCATGGAACTCAAGGTCAAACATGTCTTTCCCAATGATGATGTGAAAATCGAATTAATGACTCCGATTAAGAATAATACACCGATAACCATACCTTTCCGTAAATGGGAGCTCAATGAACTACCTTCACTTACGGCAGGATCTCGACGAGAGATATGGAGTGTAAAGACAACTTCAGCTGTTGAACGTCCACGCTACGTTATTGTAGCTTTTCAAACTTCTAAACGAGATGATATTCACGCTGATCCGACGCTATTCGATCACATTAGAATGTCCAGCGTACGAGTGGTTATTAATGGTGACTATTGGCCTAACGAGAGAATGCAATTGGATTTCGCAAAAAATGATTACGCTATAGCTCACTACAATTATACTGAATTCTTTCCCAGTTATGCTCGTTCGCCAACAAAACATCCCATCTTAGATTACTCTGCATTTAAAAGATAtgctttgtttgtttttgactGTTCCAAGCAGGATGATACATCATTTAGATCCGGAACTGTCGATGTTAAGTTGGAAATCGAAGCAGATGAAGGTTTTCCAGCAGGTACTCGAGCTTACTGTTTAATTGTTCACGACAGCCTACTCGAATACTTTCCACTAACTGAAGTtgtcaaaaatataatttaa